A window of the Campylobacter massiliensis genome harbors these coding sequences:
- the flgE gene encoding flagellar hook protein FlgE, with translation MMRSLWSGVTGLQAHQIAMDVEGNNIANVNTVGFKYSRANFDDLIYQTSRIATGPQNRHGGVNSMQVGLGTQVNSTTKIFKQGSLQTTDKQTDIALQGDGFFMVSPDGGKTTYYTRNGDFSRDSVGNFVDNGGNIVQGWMRDEETGEIDPTRPISDINIPAGLTVPARATTNITLKGNLDSGNDVGAKKIPIYQLDQYHNWADTGKDGIKVDAEKHEENNVGENRFYVNKNGEQKMTERGADLGVLFNNNGDAYNLRTGQGIWASYADAKTKALNVGAQPDGRFGATKQLDITLNGEKIVASVTSVSELASAINEKYTKTGVEASVINGNQLVLTNRNNLGTTVNTKNIKMTVNGANNIGNDFVTTNIITAYQYTYNKTQVNTTHTYNDSMAREVTTTEDLREAMQRDARLWTNYTGTVVGNAGTPPNITPNQGTFTGALNDNKNDGVEVTVNEHGQFQIKNPSGDAFNSDDGDDTDDTTGNAGTANTNTDVNDHNMNLTITGLSNAANNITENVKFTASMAPLSGSISPGNAARVTDSLNMAAHSSSTDLFDSLGTKHNIKMDFVKRGYTPNGGTEWTMVIQVAEPNRINQNGEPANVITGYVRFNPDGSLATYSPASITFGAQNGSADGQHIELKLGTTAQMDGLASTDNDSSTADISQDGYASGELNGIRIDQSGTLVGSFTNGRSLGLAQVGVAKFANNEGLASEGGNLFSRTANSGDPIIGAAQTAGRGKISASSLEMSNVDLSRSLTQLIVVQRGFQANSKTITTSDEMLNTLLQLK, from the coding sequence ATGATGAGATCACTTTGGTCGGGCGTTACCGGACTTCAAGCCCACCAGATCGCTATGGACGTCGAGGGCAACAACATCGCCAACGTCAACACAGTCGGATTTAAATACAGCCGCGCAAATTTCGACGACCTTATCTACCAAACTTCACGCATCGCTACCGGCCCGCAAAATCGCCACGGCGGCGTAAATAGCATGCAAGTCGGCCTTGGCACGCAGGTAAATTCGACGACTAAAATTTTTAAGCAAGGCTCTTTGCAAACTACCGACAAACAAACCGACATCGCGCTTCAAGGCGACGGATTTTTCATGGTTAGCCCGGATGGCGGCAAGACTACCTACTACACCAGAAATGGCGACTTTTCAAGAGATAGCGTAGGAAATTTCGTCGATAACGGCGGAAACATCGTACAAGGATGGATGAGAGACGAAGAAACCGGAGAGATAGATCCAACTAGACCTATCAGCGACATAAATATCCCTGCAGGCCTAACCGTCCCGGCTCGCGCCACGACAAATATTACGTTAAAAGGAAACTTAGATAGCGGTAATGACGTAGGCGCTAAAAAGATCCCTATCTATCAACTCGATCAATACCACAACTGGGCCGATACGGGCAAAGACGGCATCAAAGTAGACGCCGAAAAGCACGAGGAAAATAACGTCGGCGAAAATAGATTTTACGTGAACAAAAACGGCGAACAAAAGATGACGGAGCGCGGCGCAGATCTTGGAGTGCTATTTAACAACAACGGCGACGCGTATAATCTCCGCACCGGTCAAGGTATCTGGGCCAGCTATGCAGATGCCAAAACCAAGGCTCTAAACGTAGGCGCTCAGCCGGACGGAAGATTTGGCGCTACAAAGCAGCTTGATATCACGCTAAACGGCGAAAAAATAGTCGCTAGCGTAACTAGCGTCAGCGAACTAGCATCGGCTATAAACGAAAAATATACTAAAACCGGCGTAGAAGCAAGCGTTATAAACGGTAATCAGCTCGTTTTAACGAATAGAAATAATTTAGGCACGACCGTCAACACTAAAAATATAAAGATGACCGTAAACGGCGCAAATAACATAGGAAATGACTTCGTAACGACTAATATCATCACGGCGTATCAATATACCTACAACAAAACGCAAGTCAATACCACTCATACCTATAACGACTCTATGGCTAGAGAGGTAACGACTACCGAAGACCTTCGCGAAGCTATGCAAAGAGACGCGAGACTATGGACGAACTACACCGGAACAGTCGTAGGAAATGCCGGAACGCCTCCTAACATAACTCCTAATCAAGGAACTTTTACGGGTGCTTTAAACGATAACAAAAACGACGGCGTAGAGGTAACCGTAAACGAGCACGGACAGTTTCAGATCAAAAACCCTTCTGGCGACGCATTTAACTCAGACGACGGCGACGATACAGACGATACTACCGGCAATGCAGGCACAGCTAACACAAACACCGACGTTAACGACCACAATATGAATTTAACAATCACGGGTCTTAGTAATGCTGCAAACAACATAACCGAAAACGTCAAATTTACGGCATCTATGGCGCCGCTTTCAGGCTCTATAAGCCCGGGTAACGCCGCAAGGGTAACAGATAGCCTAAACATGGCCGCTCACAGCTCTAGCACCGATCTTTTCGATAGCTTGGGCACGAAACACAACATCAAAATGGACTTCGTAAAACGCGGCTACACGCCAAACGGCGGAACCGAGTGGACGATGGTTATCCAAGTAGCCGAACCAAACCGCATCAATCAAAACGGCGAGCCTGCAAACGTGATAACGGGCTACGTGAGATTTAACCCGGACGGCTCGCTAGCAACCTATAGCCCGGCTAGCATAACCTTCGGCGCACAAAACGGCTCGGCCGACGGCCAACATATCGAGCTAAAACTAGGAACTACGGCTCAGATGGACGGTCTAGCCAGCACCGATAACGACTCGAGCACCGCCGACATCAGCCAGGACGGCTACGCTAGCGGCGAGCTAAACGGCATCAGGATAGATCAAAGCGGAACTCTAGTCGGCTCGTTTACGAACGGCCGAAGCCTAGGACTAGCGCAAGTAGGCGTGGCTAAATTTGCCAACAACGAGGGATTGGCTAGCGAGGGCGGAAATCTTTTCTCCCGCACGGCAAACTCCGGCGATCCGATCATCGGCGCGGCACAGACGGCTGGACGCGGTAAGATCTCGGCCTCTAGCCTTGAGATGAGTAACGTAGATCTATCTCGCTCGCTAACTCAGCTCATCGTCGTACAGCGCGGCTTCCAAGCCAACTCAAAGACGATCACGACTAGCGACGAAATGCTAAACACGCTGCTTCAACTAAAATAA
- the thyX gene encoding FAD-dependent thymidylate synthase — protein MQVTLLNYTPLNICSHAIRTCWQSFEKSDNGGEKDVELIERVGNKFKHASTLEHLSYNFYIQGISRALLQELARHRVASLSVKSTRYTLKELKKEAKFELGDFERATRFIVLTGDETVDNASIKALENLREILANTTKSLDIVKYCLPECYKTELTWSVNARSLQNFLSLRSSKSALWEIRNLSLKLYESLPQEHKFIFEDHVNQE, from the coding sequence ATGCAAGTAACGCTTCTAAATTACACCCCGCTAAACATCTGCTCGCACGCTATCCGCACGTGCTGGCAAAGCTTCGAAAAGAGCGATAACGGCGGCGAAAAAGACGTCGAGCTCATCGAACGCGTCGGCAATAAATTTAAACACGCCAGCACACTAGAGCACCTCTCCTACAACTTCTACATCCAAGGCATCTCGCGCGCCCTGCTGCAAGAGCTAGCCCGTCACCGCGTAGCGAGCCTCAGCGTCAAATCAACGCGATACACGCTAAAAGAGTTAAAAAAAGAGGCTAAATTTGAGCTTGGCGACTTTGAGCGAGCGACGAGATTTATAGTATTAACAGGCGACGAAACGGTCGATAACGCAAGCATCAAAGCGCTAGAAAACCTGCGCGAAATCCTCGCAAACACCACAAAAAGCCTCGACATCGTCAAATACTGCTTACCCGAGTGCTACAAAACCGAACTCACGTGGAGCGTAAACGCGCGCAGCTTACAAAATTTCCTCTCGCTTCGCAGCTCAAAATCGGCGCTTTGGGAGATCAGAAATCTCTCGTTAAAGCTTTACGAGTCGCTGCCGCAGGAGCATAAATTTATATTCGAGGATCACGTAAATCAGGAATAA
- a CDS encoding DUF6892 domain-containing protein, translated as MGLFDIFKKQKFDVDVRSDGIFIGGVNCEFDLAKLNEALGQPRVIDDGEGKSRYFWDEAGIFAFVRAGEFAEPKLTEMILMLEVAKGVQHEVPRKLYGGAFTIDGRPPLEAVPEQELRGAYIFLELSLGKFEVSLALAEVVQERIGAMDFAERFAKRDTDEIADIVQAAKMPIGRVCINQKEKKLKRKPSDKFKLPHAAGEKLAFKNFNFKIAVMNELMYEKALLEPKFDVFEYCEERGIDPYADFGALPQAKKWFKDYPIPVNLAEQVSELYLDGGNEIYLQIAPDWDGEDELFDIKNIDAAELAQFKNLKKIETTGIGISKKARKKLADAGITVVD; from the coding sequence ATGGGGCTGTTTGACATTTTTAAAAAGCAAAAATTTGACGTCGACGTACGCTCGGACGGCATTTTCATCGGCGGCGTAAACTGTGAGTTTGATCTGGCTAAGCTTAACGAAGCCTTGGGTCAGCCGCGTGTGATAGATGACGGAGAGGGCAAAAGTCGCTATTTTTGGGATGAGGCGGGGATTTTTGCCTTTGTGCGCGCAGGCGAGTTCGCAGAGCCGAAGCTTACCGAGATGATTTTGATGCTTGAGGTCGCAAAGGGCGTGCAGCACGAGGTTCCGCGCAAGCTCTACGGCGGCGCATTTACTATAGATGGCAGACCGCCTCTTGAGGCCGTGCCGGAGCAGGAGCTGCGCGGCGCATATATATTTTTGGAGCTTAGCCTGGGCAAATTCGAAGTCTCGCTAGCTCTAGCCGAGGTCGTGCAGGAGCGCATAGGCGCGATGGACTTCGCCGAGCGCTTTGCTAAGCGCGACACCGACGAGATCGCAGACATCGTGCAAGCTGCGAAAATGCCGATAGGGCGCGTCTGCATCAATCAAAAAGAGAAAAAGCTAAAACGCAAGCCGAGCGATAAATTTAAGCTTCCGCACGCGGCGGGCGAGAAGCTAGCGTTTAAAAATTTCAATTTTAAAATCGCCGTGATGAACGAGCTGATGTATGAAAAAGCACTGCTGGAGCCCAAATTTGATGTGTTTGAGTACTGCGAGGAGCGTGGCATTGATCCGTACGCGGATTTTGGCGCCCTGCCGCAAGCCAAAAAGTGGTTTAAGGATTACCCAATCCCCGTAAATTTGGCGGAGCAGGTGAGCGAGCTCTATCTTGACGGCGGAAACGAAATTTACCTGCAAATCGCGCCTGATTGGGACGGCGAGGATGAGCTTTTCGATATCAAAAACATTGACGCTGCCGAGCTTGCACAATTCAAAAATCTTAAAAAAATCGAGACAACCGGCATCGGCATATCAAAAAAGGCACGAAAAAAATTAGCAGATGCGGGGATTACGGTAGTTGACTAA
- the ruvC gene encoding crossover junction endodeoxyribonuclease RuvC: MKILGIDPGSRNCGYAIIEKTPVKTVLIEAGLIKIKPNSLQYQITELCEGLDLIFKNHKFDEVAIEDIFFAYNPKTVLKLAQFRGALSLKILQLHGDFAEYTPLQVKKTVTGKAKADKEQVAFMVKKILGITKEIKPLDITDAIAIALTHANNLRLK; the protein is encoded by the coding sequence ATGAAAATTTTAGGAATCGATCCGGGATCGCGAAATTGCGGCTATGCGATCATCGAAAAGACGCCCGTGAAAACTGTTTTGATCGAGGCGGGACTAATCAAAATAAAACCGAATTCTTTGCAGTATCAAATCACCGAACTTTGCGAAGGACTTGACCTGATTTTTAAAAATCATAAATTTGACGAGGTGGCGATCGAGGACATATTTTTTGCTTATAATCCAAAAACGGTTTTGAAGCTTGCGCAGTTTCGAGGGGCGCTGAGTCTTAAAATTTTGCAGCTTCACGGCGATTTTGCCGAGTATACGCCGCTTCAGGTCAAAAAAACCGTCACTGGCAAAGCCAAGGCCGATAAAGAGCAGGTGGCCTTTATGGTTAAGAAAATTCTGGGTATAACAAAGGAGATCAAGCCGCTTGACATCACCGATGCCATCGCTATCGCGCTAACACATGCGAATAATCTACGTTTAAAATAA
- the dnaA gene encoding chromosomal replication initiator protein DnaA, with protein MVANEVLELLSKEILPSEFECYIKQLKFNEKSSNSTNVVFNAPNEIIAKFIQTKYASKIAHLFEVKTGQKPVINVQAATKTQSKPAKKVDVKEIKAQSSLLNPSYTFENFVVGDSNQFAFLSAKAVSEQLGKIYNPLFIYGPTGLGKTHLLQSVGNFCLNGGKMVICVTSEQFITDFTYNLNNHSMERFREKYRNCDVLLIDDVQFLGKTDKIQEEFFHTFNELHAKNGQIVMTSDRQPKLLKGFEDRLRTRFEWGIIADITPPELDTKIAIIKKKCEFDKIYLGTDVINYIATNMGDNIREIESAIINLNAYARLMRQEITLEFAKNILRDQIKEKRENINLENIVEIVSKELNVKPSEMKSKSRSKNIVEARRIVIYLAKNLTPNSMPQIAQFFNMKDHSAVSHSIKKINELIETNEYFKVRVEELKNKILTKE; from the coding sequence TTGGTCGCAAACGAGGTTTTGGAGCTACTTTCCAAAGAAATTTTACCGTCGGAATTTGAATGCTATATCAAGCAGCTTAAATTTAACGAAAAAAGCTCAAATTCGACAAACGTCGTATTTAACGCGCCAAACGAAATAATCGCCAAATTTATCCAGACCAAATACGCCTCAAAAATCGCTCACCTTTTTGAAGTAAAAACCGGACAAAAACCCGTGATTAACGTCCAAGCCGCGACCAAAACGCAAAGCAAACCGGCTAAAAAAGTGGACGTCAAAGAGATAAAAGCGCAAAGCAGCCTGCTAAATCCAAGCTATACTTTCGAAAATTTCGTCGTCGGCGACTCGAATCAATTTGCATTTTTAAGCGCGAAAGCCGTATCCGAGCAGCTGGGTAAAATTTACAATCCCCTTTTTATCTACGGCCCGACGGGACTGGGTAAAACTCACCTTTTACAATCGGTCGGAAATTTTTGCCTAAACGGCGGCAAAATGGTTATTTGCGTCACGAGCGAGCAGTTTATCACGGACTTTACTTATAACCTCAACAACCACTCGATGGAGCGATTTCGCGAAAAGTACCGAAACTGCGATGTTTTACTCATCGACGACGTGCAGTTTTTGGGTAAAACGGATAAAATTCAAGAGGAGTTTTTCCATACGTTTAACGAGCTTCACGCTAAAAACGGCCAGATCGTGATGACCTCGGACCGCCAACCAAAACTGCTAAAAGGCTTTGAAGATAGGCTAAGAACGCGTTTTGAGTGGGGTATCATCGCCGATATTACGCCGCCCGAGCTCGATACCAAAATCGCAATCATCAAGAAAAAGTGCGAATTTGATAAAATTTATCTTGGTACCGACGTCATAAACTACATCGCTACAAACATGGGCGATAATATCCGGGAAATCGAAAGCGCGATAATAAATTTAAACGCTTACGCAAGGCTGATGAGGCAGGAAATCACTCTAGAATTTGCCAAAAATATCCTGCGCGATCAGATAAAAGAGAAACGCGAAAATATAAACCTAGAAAATATCGTTGAAATCGTAAGCAAAGAGCTAAACGTCAAACCAAGCGAGATGAAAAGCAAATCGCGATCGAAAAATATCGTCGAGGCTAGACGTATCGTGATATATCTGGCTAAAAATTTGACGCCAAACTCGATGCCGCAGATCGCGCAGTTTTTTAACATGAAAGATCACTCGGCTGTAAGCCACAGCATAAAAAAAATAAACGAACTAATCGAAACGAACGAATATTTTAAAGTTCGCGTCGAAGAACTAAAGAATAAAATTTTAACCAAAGAGTAA
- the dnaN gene encoding DNA polymerase III subunit beta: MKVAINKNALESVVMNSNSYLEKKDLSAITSHIFISAKDGILNIKATDHEIGLAYKLSNVKIMDEGNATANGKKLLDIIRSLKDEEVTLETLNNYLYIKQKNSKYKLPMYKFEDFPNFPTIENKNKFEIDAVMLGRSLKKIFPSIDNNNPKFELNGAFIDIKQNYINIVGTDTKRLSVFRFETPTQSEFSLIIPKKAISEIQKLFFDKIEIYYDDTTLIAQSANFEFFTKLINGRFPDYNRVIPQEIKRRLRLSRDKMIEGIKTVSIISESTKIVFAPQTISFESIVEDNSEAKTTIEFATGLEEEIYVGVKNRYLLDFLQSIEEEHFEFGFNDSNLAFTVSSNELKTVIMPINL; the protein is encoded by the coding sequence ATGAAAGTCGCGATTAATAAAAATGCTCTTGAAAGCGTAGTAATGAATAGCAACTCTTACCTAGAAAAAAAGGATCTAAGCGCTATAACTTCGCATATATTTATCAGCGCTAAAGACGGTATCCTAAACATCAAAGCAACCGACCACGAGATCGGTCTAGCCTATAAGCTATCAAACGTAAAAATCATGGACGAAGGAAACGCAACTGCAAACGGTAAAAAGTTGCTTGACATCATAAGAAGCCTAAAAGACGAGGAAGTAACGCTAGAGACGCTAAATAACTATCTCTACATAAAACAAAAAAACTCAAAATACAAACTTCCGATGTATAAATTTGAGGATTTTCCAAATTTTCCGACGATAGAAAATAAAAATAAATTTGAAATCGACGCAGTAATGCTCGGAAGAAGTTTAAAAAAAATTTTTCCAAGTATCGACAATAATAACCCAAAATTTGAGCTAAACGGCGCATTTATCGATATAAAGCAAAACTACATAAATATCGTAGGTACCGATACTAAAAGGCTTAGCGTATTTAGATTTGAAACGCCGACTCAAAGCGAATTTTCGCTAATAATCCCAAAAAAAGCCATTAGTGAGATACAAAAGTTGTTTTTTGACAAGATCGAGATCTACTACGACGATACGACTCTGATCGCTCAAAGCGCAAATTTCGAGTTTTTTACAAAACTGATAAATGGCAGATTCCCAGACTACAACAGAGTAATACCGCAAGAGATAAAACGAAGACTAAGACTAAGCAGAGATAAGATGATAGAAGGCATAAAAACCGTCTCAATCATCTCTGAGAGCACGAAAATCGTATTTGCGCCTCAAACCATAAGCTTTGAAAGTATCGTAGAAGATAACTCGGAAGCTAAAACTACGATAGAATTTGCAACGGGACTAGAAGAAGAAATCTACGTCGGCGTGAAAAATAGATACTTGCTTGATTTCTTACAAAGCATCGAAGAGGAACATTTCGAATTTGGATTTAACGACTCGAATTTAGCCTTTACGGTGAGCTCGAATGAGCTAAAAACGGTAATCATGCCGATAAATTTATAA